TACACAGTTTTTTCATTTCATCGGAAAGCGCCATAATTTTTAAATTATCTTCTGTGTCACAAATATGGCCCACAAAGCAATGCGGACTTGACAATACACCCTGGGCAATAGAAATAAAAATTTTGGCAATTTCATGTATGGACTGTGCAACCATAGTTTGTTGAAAAAATGTCTTTACTGCACAAATCAGTTTTTCCTGGTGTATAATCTTTTTTTGCTGGATATCTTTTTGCTGTCTTTCACTTTCTAATAGTTTGTTAGTATGCGCCAACACCTCTTTTTTTTCTTTAATGAGATCATGCATACGTACAAAACTGCGAGAGAGAATTCCAACTTCTCCGACACCTGTGTTTTCTATTTCATTGTCAAAATTTTCTAGGGTAGATTCAGATATGATACGGGCAAGCCCTACAACCGGTTTGATGATAGTATTAATCAAAAAAGCAAACAACAAAGCGATGCCCAGGGTCACGACAACAGTAACGCCTAACATCCTTATCTGAAATTCGGCTATTTTTTTTTCAATTAGGCCGGTAGAATACACAACTGTCAGCCTGCCGAGCTTCAATCCTTTATATTCTAAGACAAAACTTTTCTTAATATCTGTTCCGCCGGAAACAAGCTGTCTTTCAAGATTAATATTAATATTTACTTCTGAATCATGAATAGTGATACTTTTTATATTTTCGTCATCAAAAAAAGTCTCCATGTTCATAGTTAGGCTTTCCATATCCACATTATACAGGGGAAGGGTATTTATAATTCGCATAAGATAGGCAGATTTATCAATTTGTGCCTGAAATTTTTCTATCTCATGGACTTTCACCTGATGGGTAAAGAAAAGACACAAGAACAGATTAACAGCACTGAAAGCAAAAACAGCAACGATAATAATGTGGGTCCTTAAGCCCATATGATTTTCCTGGTAATCACTAAGAGATATTGCAACGAAACCGGCTCAGTCAAAGCAAATGAGGCTAAACCTGATTGATGAATGCTGTACAGGCTCTATTTGAGAAGAGCAAATTCGTTCCCGGACACCCTTCGAACCAGATTTCGGTAGTCTTCCGAGGCGGTTGAGCCGGGTGCAAACTCAAAAATAGTTTTCCCAAAAGAAGGCGCTTCGGCCAAATTTTCATTATAGCGAATGGGCTTACATAATTGCTGGGGATACAATTTTTTAAGTTGATCATACAGTTCTTTAGGCCCCTTGATCCGCAAATCAAGGAAAGTGGGTACAATGTATTTTAATTGAATCTCACTTTTGTACTTTTGTATGGCGCCCAGGCTTTTAATGAACTCGGCCATCCCATGTAACGGCATGGCTTCTAAAGCAACAGGCACTAATACCTCAGTTGAATAAAAAAGGACATTGACAATTAACTGATCCCATCCTGGGGATGTATCAATCAAAATAAAATCAAACTGATCATCCAGAGGATTCAGGGCTTCGGACAAAGTAAACTCGGCACCAAAGCTTTTTTTGTCAATAATTCGCTTAACACCCGCCAGAGACTTTCCACCCGATAGCAGCCACAAATTCTTCCTGGCTTCGATCAGGCAGTCTGAAATCGTCAATTCCTGGGTTAAAAGTTCAGTTAATCCAGCGCCCGGCCTTTTGCCAAGAATATAGGAGGACTGTCCCTGGGTATCGGTATCGACTAAAAGGACTTTATATCCGGCAAGTGCAAGACCAGCACCAAGGTTCACACTGGTAGTGGTTTTGCCTACGCCGCCCTTGCTTAAGGTAATACAAACTTTCCGGGCAACAGATCCCAGTGGCCGTTTCAGTTCTATCGGTTTTTCGTCAGATGTCAGAAGGGAGGAAAGGGATACGGGAAATTTAAATTTGCATGATTTGCAACTGGCCATGATATTTTTTTTGCCAGCATCTGCAAAAGGCTTCAAAGAGTCAGGATTTACTTTATGTTTTCTGGCACATTTGGGGCAGGTTATAATCACAGGTCCTTCTCCTTTTCTAACTCTGCTATAATGGCGTCAACAGCAATACTTGCCAGCTTACGCATGGAGACATGGGCTGTGTTGTCATCACCGCCGACCTTTATTCTAATTTTGGCCTTTCCTTCCCATATTTCCACTGAAACATTTCCCTTGGTCGATTTCCAAGAGGGAGTTGAAGTCATTTCCGGCAAATCAGGTTTAGCTTCATTCGGTCCGCCTCTGTATATAAGGCAGTCCAGTTCCTTAGCTGAACCGTCAGACGTTTCGTCATCCGTGCCTAAAAGGCTGTCCATGACATTTTTTTTTTTTACCATATCTAATGTCACCATTTAACTTTCTGGGTGTTCTTCAAACAGGTCTTTAACTTTCAAGGCTTTTACTTTGAGCTGCCCAAGGGCTTCCCTTAATGCTTTTTTATTTTCAGCATTCATATTCACCCATTGAAATCCAATCTGAAAACTACCTGAATCATGCACGGAGCAATGGATTACCTTGGCGCATAGACCTGTAATGTTAATATCCCCAATTTTTAACTGAGCGTCATTAAGAATCTGACCGGAATCAAACTCAAGGCAGGAACTGACATTAACAGCAATACCGGTTTCGGATAAATTGGTTACTAAGTATTCGTTTCCGCCAATTTTTGCCCGTATATCATCTGTTAGGGAGACCGGAGTTCGGAACAAATGGCGAATTTGTTCGTCCTCGGTATTTTCTCCGGGAATCGGCTGGAAATCTATGGTATCCTCACTCATTAGGACCACTCCCACGAATGGGTATCGTTAAATAGCCATGGCTGACCTGATTTATCAACACCCAAACTTAAGTTATAACATAATAAGAAAATAATTTAACAACGTGTCGAGACTTTCATATAAAATGTTATTGAAGAAATTAAATGCTTTGAAATAAATAATATCAGGTCCGAAGTATCCATGCAAGAAAAAACAAAAGGGGTGTCTTCATTAAGAAGACACCCCTTTTTTTAAACGAATATATCGTTAAACAGCTGCGTATTAATGTCCGCCAAGTGCAGCAACAGCAGGACCAATTGCAGGATGAACGAACAGCAGGATCATCGCAACAACCAGAGCGTAGATACACAGAGATTCGATCAGAGCAAGACCGATCAGCATGTTAACCTGGATTTTACCAGCTGCTTCAGGGTTTCTAGAAATACCGGACATGGCACCATTCAAACCAAGACCCTGACCAATGCCGCAACCAAATGCAGCGATACCGATGGCAAAACCTGCTGCCCAGACACTACCTACGAGAAATTCCATGAGATTTACTCCTTTAATAAAGTATTATAAACAAACGGGCTTCTTCCAAAATCCCGTAAAAAAGCTTAATTCTTGTTTCATCAAATTTAATGTGCTTCTTCAATTGCGCCTGCAATGTACATAGTAGGCAACAAGAAGAACACGATGGCCTGAATCAAAGAGACAAGGATACCCATTGCCATGATGGGAAGGGGTACCAGGAGAGGACCAGCCAGCATCAGCAGGATACCAACAACCAGCTCATGACCCATCATATTGCCGAAGAGACGCAAGGTGAGGGAGAGTACACGTGCCAGATGTCCGATGACCTCAATGATAAAGAAAAGCGGCATAAGTGCCGGTACAGGTCCTAGAAAATGCTTAATATATTTTGCACCGTGTTTTTTGATGCCGATCACATGGCTCCATGCCACAACAATGATGGCCAGTGCAACAGTGGTATTGATGGAGGCTGTGGGCGGATAGAAACCGGGAACCAGGCCAAACAGGTTGCCTAAAAGGACAAACAGAAAAACAGTCAATAATAATGGATAGGAATCTCTTCCTTCTTCACCGGTAATACCAACCATAAACTCTTCAAGCCCGGAAATGATCACCTCAAAAACATTTTGAACGGTCTTGGGTACAAGGGCGACGCTTTTGCCGCCGATCCAGCCTAAAATAACGAGAATAATCATTGCAAACCACATGTAAGTTACATGCGGATGGGCCCCGGCCCAATCTTCCAGACCAAACAAACTAAATAACGAAGTGAGAAATAGATATGGGTGTTCCACCTTAAACCGCCTCCCTGAATATAATCTTGGTTAATTCAATTGCCGCTGCTATAAACGTGCTTACCACTACTACGGAAAGGCCCACCAAAAGCCCTGCCGGATGTACGCTGCGGTTTGCGATCAACAGGAAAATAATCACTGCCGTCAATGCAAAACGCAGATAATATTTTACCAGAAGCGCACCGATCAGGGATTTCCCCTTTTCCAGCACCCGCCGCTGGTTGATATTCTTAGTTACTGTGCTTTTAAGAACATGAAAGTTAATTGTCACGATCAAACCGCCCAAAAAGACCCCAAGATATACTTTCTGAGGAGTCAGGATCAACGCCAAAACACTTGATCCAAAAAACAGGAACCAGTTGGTTCGTGTGATAAAGTCTACTATTTTCTCAAGTTCTTCCATTAATATTTTTCCGCCTTTTTGCCGGCTCTGATAATGTTGGTAAATCCGGCGGCTATGCCGAACCCTAGCCCCACCAACAATAGGATGGGTTTTGTACCAAAAACACTATCCAGCCAGTATCCCAGTGCCAGTCCGATGACGATGGCCAGAGCCACGGATATGCCAAGACTTGCAAAATACCCCAGCTCACGAAAGGTGCTGTTTTTATCTTTCTCTGCCATTTTTATTAACCTTTCACCGGCAGCTTGTTTGCCGGTTATCCGGCACCCTGATATTTAATTATCTTGAGAGCAAATATCATATGATCCGGATGAAGTCAACGTGAAAAAATGTTTTACATAATATCAAGAAATCCGTTGGTATACGGCCCTTTAACACGCCCGATCAACCTTGCCGGGATGCCGTTTTTCTCCATAATATCTGCACATTGCACAGCTTGTTCCTGGGCCATAAAAAGCAAAAGCCCGCCGGATGTCTGGGGGTCGAACATTAAATCACTTTTCACAGAGTCTATTCCTTTGGCCACACAAGTCTGTGGTGCAAAAAAACTTTTATTTTTATGGGCACCCCCCGGGAACAGCCCCATGGAGGCAAACGCCATTACGCCGTCCAGCACCTCTACCTTTTCCGTATAAATTTCAATACGCAGTCCTGCACCTTTGGCCGCTTCAATCAGATGCCCGCCAAGCCCAAAACCTGTAACATCTGTACAGGCATGCACCTCGAAATTTTTAGCAATCAAGGCAGCCTCTTTGTTCAGGGTAGACATGGTTTTTACAGCCTGCTTAACCTGGTCCTCGGATGCAAGTCCACCTTTGACCGCCGTGGAGATGATACCGGTGCCGATGGGTTTGGTCAAAATGACGGCATCCCCTTCCTGTGCCCGACTGTTGGCCCAGACCCGGTCCGGATGAACGATGCCGGTGACAGACAACCCGTACTTGATTTCAGGATCATCCACGGAATGTCCACCCACAAGGGCTGCGCCCGACTCTTTGATTTTATCGAGCCCGCCTTCAAGAATCCGGGGAAGAATACCTGTGGCAAGATCACATGACGGAAAACAGACAATATTCATCACCGTAATAGGCGTGCCACCCATGGCATAGACATCGGACAATGAATTGGCCGCAGCAATCTGGCCGAACTCATACGGATCGTCCGCTACAGGCGTCAAAAAATCAAGGGTCTGAACAATGGCCGTCTCGTCAGAAAGGCGAAAGACACCGGCATCATCCGGGTGTTCAAGCCCGATGACTAAATCCGGATGGGACGGCAATTCTAGTTTTGATACGATTTTATCCAGGGCCCCTGGATCCAGTTTAGCCGCTCAACCAGCTGCCTTTACCGTGCGGGTTAAAAAAACCTGTTCCAGTTTATCCATTATTTAGCATCCTTAACTTTTAAGAGAAATCACTGCGGCAAAGCGCCCGGTGGTCTTATTTTTTCTGTAAGAATAAAACAGATCCGTGCGGCACCGTGTACAAAGCCCCATGGTTTCAATATGTTCATCCAAAACACCATGGTCCATAAGCTGATCTCGGGATATCTGCCAGAAATCAAAATAGGGACGATCTTTCTCTTTATAGTGCCATAATTTTTCAGGAATTTCCCGCTTATAATTAACAAACTGTGCACAGCAGGGCCCAAGGGAAGGAGAAATACCAGCCCGGATAGTTGCCGGGGCACAACCAAACTCAGAGACCATGGTATTGATGCAGCGCCCTAAAATATCGCCCACACTACCCCGCCACCCGGAATGAATATTGGCAATCACTTCTTTTTGCGGGTCATATAAAATGACGGCCTGGCAGTCTGCCACTTGGATAGCAAGCCCTAAACCTTTAAGGTTTGTAACAGCGGCATCGGCTTCAAATATTTTCAAAGGTGCCGGGTGCCGCCCTGTCCACACTGCGCCGGCCGCATCCTTTTCTGACTTGATCACAGCAATGTCAGTACCATGGACCTGGTTTAAAAACAAAATCCGGGACAAGCCCAGAGAGGACCGTATCAACGACCTGTTCCGGTTGACAATACCAGGATCGTCGCCGGTGCTTAATCCGACATTCAATTCTGAAAAGGCGCCCTTGCTGTATCCGCCGGCCCTGGAAAAAACGCCGTGAACCACCCCTGAAAATGCGTTCAAATGATCGAATGTTAACGGGTCAGGTTCCGCCATAAAATCTTTGCCCAATGCGTTCAATAATTTTTGATGTGGAGATATCCTCCTCAAACGCCACACGCGCCACACGCCCGCCGCACTCTTTTACAAACTTCGCCCCGATAATTTTATCCTCGGGCCAGTCCGCCCCCTTAACCAGAACCTGGGGAACAATACCCCGAATCAAATCCCCCGGATCAGGGGCATCGAACAGCACCACATGATCGACACAGCCTAAGGCAGCCACAACGCGAGCCCGCTGCGCCTGGCAGATCACCGGCCGCAGGTCGCCTTTGATTCGCTGGACAGACAGATCGGAGTTCAGCCCCAGCACAAGCACATCCCCAAATGATTTTGCTTTTTGGAGGTAGGCCACATGTCCTGCATGAAGAATGTCAAAACAGCCGTTTGTAAACACGACCGTCCGGCCAAGGCTTTTGTATTCACGGGCCAGACGGCACATCTCATCCCGCTCGACAATTTTATTAACCATATTAACCGTACACATCCCCCCTGCGATCCTGTCCAACGGGAATGGTTTGCCGCACCTGATTCACCAGATCCATGTCAACGTCAGCCTTGATGATACCGGACTTATCATCACCCTGGGCAAGAACAGACCCGTTGGGATCAACAATCATTGAACTGCCTGGAAAAACAAGTCCGTTTATGTCGGTGCCCGTACGGTTGCAGCAGATAAACCAAG
This window of the uncultured Desulfobacter sp. genome carries:
- the atpE gene encoding ATP synthase F0 subunit C, translating into MEFLVGSVWAAGFAIGIAAFGCGIGQGLGLNGAMSGISRNPEAAGKIQVNMLIGLALIESLCIYALVVAMILLFVHPAIGPAVAALGGH
- a CDS encoding ATP synthase subunit I; the protein is MEELEKIVDFITRTNWFLFFGSSVLALILTPQKVYLGVFLGGLIVTINFHVLKSTVTKNINQRRVLEKGKSLIGALLVKYYLRFALTAVIIFLLIANRSVHPAGLLVGLSVVVVSTFIAAAIELTKIIFREAV
- a CDS encoding AtpZ/AtpI family protein produces the protein MAEKDKNSTFRELGYFASLGISVALAIVIGLALGYWLDSVFGTKPILLLVGLGFGIAAGFTNIIRAGKKAEKY
- the selD gene encoding selenide, water dikinase SelD, producing MDKLEQVFLTRTVKAAGUAAKLDPGALDKIVSKLELPSHPDLVIGLEHPDDAGVFRLSDETAIVQTLDFLTPVADDPYEFGQIAAANSLSDVYAMGGTPITVMNIVCFPSCDLATGILPRILEGGLDKIKESGAALVGGHSVDDPEIKYGLSVTGIVHPDRVWANSRAQEGDAVILTKPIGTGIISTAVKGGLASEDQVKQAVKTMSTLNKEAALIAKNFEVHACTDVTGFGLGGHLIEAAKGAGLRIEIYTEKVEVLDGVMAFASMGLFPGGAHKNKSFFAPQTCVAKGIDSVKSDLMFDPQTSGGLLLFMAQEQAVQCADIMEKNGIPARLIGRVKGPYTNGFLDIM
- the pgeF gene encoding peptidoglycan editing factor PgeF, whose protein sequence is MAEPDPLTFDHLNAFSGVVHGVFSRAGGYSKGAFSELNVGLSTGDDPGIVNRNRSLIRSSLGLSRILFLNQVHGTDIAVIKSEKDAAGAVWTGRHPAPLKIFEADAAVTNLKGLGLAIQVADCQAVILYDPQKEVIANIHSGWRGSVGDILGRCINTMVSEFGCAPATIRAGISPSLGPCCAQFVNYKREIPEKLWHYKEKDRPYFDFWQISRDQLMDHGVLDEHIETMGLCTRCRTDLFYSYRKNKTTGRFAAVISLKS
- a CDS encoding PilZ domain-containing protein, whose amino-acid sequence is MSEDTIDFQPIPGENTEDEQIRHLFRTPVSLTDDIRAKIGGNEYLVTNLSETGIAVNVSSCLEFDSGQILNDAQLKIGDINITGLCAKVIHCSVHDSGSFQIGFQWVNMNAENKKALREALGQLKVKALKVKDLFEEHPES
- the atpB gene encoding F0F1 ATP synthase subunit A; this encodes MEHPYLFLTSLFSLFGLEDWAGAHPHVTYMWFAMIILVILGWIGGKSVALVPKTVQNVFEVIISGLEEFMVGITGEEGRDSYPLLLTVFLFVLLGNLFGLVPGFYPPTASINTTVALAIIVVAWSHVIGIKKHGAKYIKHFLGPVPALMPLFFIIEVIGHLARVLSLTLRLFGNMMGHELVVGILLMLAGPLLVPLPIMAMGILVSLIQAIVFFLLPTMYIAGAIEEAH
- a CDS encoding AAA family ATPase, with amino-acid sequence MIITCPKCARKHKVNPDSLKPFADAGKKNIMASCKSCKFKFPVSLSSLLTSDEKPIELKRPLGSVARKVCITLSKGGVGKTTTSVNLGAGLALAGYKVLLVDTDTQGQSSYILGKRPGAGLTELLTQELTISDCLIEARKNLWLLSGGKSLAGVKRIIDKKSFGAEFTLSEALNPLDDQFDFILIDTSPGWDQLIVNVLFYSTEVLVPVALEAMPLHGMAEFIKSLGAIQKYKSEIQLKYIVPTFLDLRIKGPKELYDQLKKLYPQQLCKPIRYNENLAEAPSFGKTIFEFAPGSTASEDYRNLVRRVSGNEFALLK
- the rfaE2 gene encoding D-glycero-beta-D-manno-heptose 1-phosphate adenylyltransferase, whose product is MCTVNMVNKIVERDEMCRLAREYKSLGRTVVFTNGCFDILHAGHVAYLQKAKSFGDVLVLGLNSDLSVQRIKGDLRPVICQAQRARVVAALGCVDHVVLFDAPDPGDLIRGIVPQVLVKGADWPEDKIIGAKFVKECGGRVARVAFEEDISTSKIIERIGQRFYGGT